CATGGTGGCCTTTTGTTAAGGTGAGAGACCAGAGCCTCTGGTTTTGAATATCCCATCACTCTGTGTCTTTAGACAGCTACTGTCACCCTCCTgggttttagttttagttttctctttgaaCTTCCCAACGACATCACAAAAGGGTCTTGGGAGGTTTCGGGTTTCTCCAGCCAAGGAAATGATACAAGCAACGAAATGATTACAGACTTGAATCCTTAGGCTCCTGGGGTGGGGGATCCCTACAACCTTTCACAAACTCAGTTGAGTCTGACACATGCTAATATATAAGGTTGACTGACTAAAATATTGGAATGTTTTTCACAGCTTTGAAATCCTTCTGTGAAGTTTCAGGAGAGGACACAATGGCTTGCTTCGCAACCTTGTGTTCAATGCTGGCACATCATTCCTAAAGACTCGATCTCAAGCTCCCAACATCTGCAACTCACATACAAAAGTCTATGTTGAATCACCTGAAATTAATTTCCATCTCCAGTTATCTGTGGGGCTTTATTGTAGATAAGGAATCAACCTATAGGAACATAGACCTCTGATCAGGAAAAACATATAAACCCAGGGTCCTCCTTAAACATTATGATGTTTGGCTCAACTAAACATACTCATCTAACAATTTTTCTATGTTGTATCTTTTCCTTCTGACTGGTGTGTTAAACAGTGCATTTCCTCACCACAGGGGAAAAAATAACTGCTGTGTTGGCAACATGCCATACAGTTTCAGAATTTTATGCTCAATTACATGAcaacaataatgaaaacaaaaatctgtgCTCTCCAAGCAGTGGAAAGGTGCTCCGACCCTGTAATGGAATGGTTATGTGAACGTATGCTAAATGAATCTTTAGCAAATGATAACTAGGAAGCATAAACCTGTGGCATTTACCTGGCTTACTTTCTATAGAACACTTTCATCACCACTCACTTCaagaccacattaaaaaaaattacagaaggaATCTCCCCATGGTTATCCTCCCAAAATGCTTATATTGGATTTGAAGATGAATCTTAGGCTGTGTACCAGTTCCTAAGTGTGGAATATAAAATTACTCACTTTCACCATCAGAGACATCCTGATGTAACTCTGAATAGGTTGAGTTAATCTCAAATGTTTCCAAGAGTGTACATTTTGTAACCACTTCATCCTTCCATAACATTTTTGCTTGGAAAGGCTTCAACCTGATCCACTATCCACTCTATATCCAAAGCTTTTTCAAGAAAGAATAGTTATTTTCCTCACTGTGGATCCATAACTAAGTCCTGGTAATTACCAGTTCCCAGGGCATTCGTTTCCATCTCAAGTAACTAAATTCTTGAGCATCTGTAGTACCTCTATGTATGATAACCCACAGCATCAGGACCAGCACCTGAGAACTTGTTGAAAATGAGAGATCTTGGGTTTTACCAAGACTGAATGACTCAGAAACTCTGGGGTGAGGGGACACTATCATATGCACACTGAAACCCAATCTACCATGGAGTATTTGGTCAATGGTGATACTTAGGGAGATTCAGGCATCAACTCTTATATCCTATTCTATAGATAATTCATGAGATTGTACCTTACATATTTTCTCAACAAATTTACACCACAGagtgccaggcatgggggcaCAATCCTataatcctggtactcaggatCCTGGGACAAGTAGTTGACCTTCTGTTCAAGGCTACTCTGAGAAACACTGAGATATAGTGATGTTTAACCACAGAGAGAGAAATACCAGAATCTCTCCAAGGCAAAGAAAACAGAGGTGTTTCTTTTCTCCCATATATAAAAGTCCTGTGTAGATGACTAAGATTCAGCTTTCAATCCTGAACTTGAAGATTTGGGAATTTTGGTTTATGAAAGCTGAGTCAACAACATTGTGTAATGAAACCTGAAAATAATTTGTCAATTCTAACAGCCCATTACTTGTGTGTTGGTGTGGGGAACAACACAATTGATATTCTTATAAGGGACAGAGACTAGACATCATGATGGACATTTTGGTCACAGGCATATCCTCATGGCtacttacttttaattttgttgtgaTCAAGGTGAAGGTGCTGCAGGTTAGCGTTAATTCGGGGAAAGTTTGTGAGCTGGTTGTGAGACAGTTGGAGATCCAGAATTGACGACACATCAAACCCTCTGGACGGGAGGCCTGCATCTGACAGTCTGTTGTGGTTAAGTCTCAGGAAGGCCACCTTAGGAATCACATTGAAATAATTTTCGGGTATTGCTTCAATGGAGTTGTTGTCCAGAAACAGCTGCATGGTGTTGGCTGGTAATCTTGGAGGCATGTTCCTCAGGGCATTCTTGGCCATGTTTAGCTGCATGAGGTTCTTAAGTCCCTTAAAGGTATCTCTTTGAAAGGCGTTATCTATAAGTTTGTTATGCTGTAGGTCAAGAAGGGTCAGGTTTTCCAGATTACTGAAGGTCCCCTGAGGGATTCTGGATACCTTGTTTCTAGCTAACTGTAACTGTTCCAAACTTCTTGGCAATGGAGAAGGTACCTCATCTAGCTCATTGTCTtctagaaacaggaaaagaagttTCTTCAGCTGGCTTAGAGCCCCCTTCTCAATCCCGTAGTTggttattttgttcttgtttaaatTGATCCATCTTAGCTGGGTGGCGTTCTCAAATGGTTTCTCAGGTATGGTTTCTATCTGGTTGTTTTCCAGGTAGAGGTACCAGATCCTTGAAGGAATAGCAGGGATTTCTCTGAGACCTCTGTTCTCACAGTATAAGGCAGTAGGGAAACTAGGTGGACAAAAACATTCCCTGGGACAATAGAAATCATCATGCACATCCCAGTCCTCTGGGTCCTGTACCTCATAGGCCTGTCTCACACTCTGTGTCCACACAGTATCTGCTATGAGTAACACCCAAAGCGTCAAACAAATTGAGGTTGCCATTACAACACCTGTAGAATAAGTAACACAAATGTTAAATAGTACATTGATCTTTAAATACCAGCAAGAATCAACCCAGTAAGCATTGTTTCTTCAAGGTAGGGCTGAGAATCTTCACTTCTAATCCATACACAGCAATGAATACACATGTGTTGAGTACCCATCACAGGCAAAGCAGTTTACAGACATTGAAACAAATTCACAATCCTTAACCTTTCTGGGTTTAACTGAGTCATAGTGAAAGCTGAGAAATGGAAAGCAAAGTTTAGCAAGCTTAAGTGCTTTTCCATTTCAAGCTATTAACTTGAGAAACTTTACTGAAACCAGTAGTTGAGTATAAGAGAACAAAATGTGATCTAATAAATGAAGTGGCAACTGAGAGCTGTTCCTAAGAGGTGGGCATCTgcatgtgcttttatttttacccTTAAATGAGAATAACATCTGGAGGAGATTTCCCAGGTTCTTTGGCCCTCAGACCAAAGAAATGTAGAGATCAAAGGACAATTTAGAAGTTTATGGTAAAGGATGGGTCTAGGATCTGAAGTAAAGTAGGAGATTCATCTCTGGCTCTGTTGCTGAACTTTTCAGGTAAGCTTTACTTTTGAGTAAGAGTTGTGTAACTTTAAGTACAAATCAGAATGAAGATGTTCAGCCAAGAAGcagaattatgaaattttcacatAACCATTATCTCCTATATAATTGTTATAATCTCCCTCATATAGACTGTCTCtatattttacaaatgtatatatatgctcATGCCTGCATATGACAGAAATTATTTCGAGCTAATGTATCAGTTATGTAATTTTGATACATGTTTATTCACCTATGACACAATTAATCAGgataagaaagaacaaaaactatTTAGAACATAAGTTAAAATTTCCCCTATATTTACATATCCAGtataaatataacaaatactAAGTTAATACTTTCTGATGTATActtttagaagaaagaaattttccTCCATTGAATAGCACCAAATATAACATTCACAAAGAACTAGTGTCAGAGAAAAATATATGCATAGTACATATTTAGACATTAGCTTATAACCTgtgttacatatataaaatttacagTTACCTCAGTGGGCACTCAGCTAAAGCAACTAATAGCACAAATACATTTCACCAAATCCTAggaacataaacataaaatcacTCATTAATGGTATGCTGGTCTTTCATTCCTCCCATTAACGCTCAGAATTGCTTCTGCCAGCTGTCAGACTGCTTCTGAAGGCAGAATGCTTCTCTGGACTGCTTCCAACAGAGACAAGTTAAAGTTTCTTCAGAGTAGAGATTTGCATTAGTTATTGAAACTGTAACACCACATCTTTTGAATCAGAACTCTGAGTATCTAAACCAAAAGTTGTAAAAAAGTACAGAATAGTTTACCTTGCTTTCCAGGAATATACCGTTGAGTCCCGTGGCTGGTCTGACGCTGGGTAAAATaaattggtgggggaggggaggtaataaaagaatgaaaattcttTGTTTTGACTTGATGCTGTTAAACCTCCAATCAGAATAAATGAAAGGGATGGTGACTCTTCACCATGAAGACCTTTTGATGTATTGTTTCCACTCTGACAGGCTTCAGGATGGcttacctcagcctccttggatcttctccctctttttctatTGGTCACTGCCCCTCACAGTAATGGAGCGACCCAACCTTTGCTGTCGGATTTTTAGAGTCTTCTGTAAGATGTATGCACTGTTGGCTCCAATTTCAATCCCTCCAACAAGAGCAGTACCTTGTCACCTCAGGagaggaaatttttcttttaattccaaGCATGATTTTCAATAGTCAAGGAAATTTTCACTCTTACTTCACAATTCCAGGGACGTTAAAATGTGCTGATGTATAGATCGGATCCAC
This is a stretch of genomic DNA from Peromyscus leucopus breed LL Stock chromosome 18, UCI_PerLeu_2.1, whole genome shotgun sequence. It encodes these proteins:
- the Kera gene encoding keratocan; this encodes MATSICLTLWVLLIADTVWTQSVRQAYEVQDPEDWDVHDDFYCPRECFCPPSFPTALYCENRGLREIPAIPSRIWYLYLENNQIETIPEKPFENATQLRWINLNKNKITNYGIEKGALSQLKKLLFLFLEDNELDEVPSPLPRSLEQLQLARNKVSRIPQGTFSNLENLTLLDLQHNKLIDNAFQRDTFKGLKNLMQLNMAKNALRNMPPRLPANTMQLFLDNNSIEAIPENYFNVIPKVAFLRLNHNRLSDAGLPSRGFDVSSILDLQLSHNQLTNFPRINANLQHLHLDHNKIKNVNISVICPTTLRAEQDAFIHGPQLSYLRLDGNEIKPPIPIDLVTCFKLLQAFII